In the genome of Halapricum salinum, one region contains:
- a CDS encoding DUF3368 domain-containing protein: protein MWVFDATPLIYLAKVDRLDLVDALDQQCVVPELVCEEVVEDGLDEGYPDARRIEHAVENGLLEVIDVQQTELFDRLRANENLSDADVAVLICAAAHDGVAVMDEAYGRDVADVEGITTRGTAYLVLSLAKSGAIDVSEARSTIDAMVEKGWYCSPSVYTKIVQKLDSIDD from the coding sequence ATGTGGGTCTTCGACGCGACGCCGCTGATCTATCTCGCGAAAGTAGATCGACTCGACCTCGTCGACGCACTCGACCAGCAATGTGTCGTCCCCGAACTGGTGTGCGAGGAGGTCGTCGAGGACGGGCTCGACGAGGGATACCCTGACGCTCGGCGAATCGAGCACGCTGTCGAGAACGGACTGTTGGAGGTCATCGACGTCCAGCAGACGGAACTGTTCGACCGCCTCCGTGCGAACGAAAATCTGAGCGACGCAGACGTCGCAGTACTGATCTGTGCGGCGGCACACGACGGCGTCGCCGTCATGGACGAAGCCTACGGCCGCGACGTGGCCGACGTGGAAGGGATCACGACCAGGGGAACGGCGTATCTTGTCCTCTCACTCGCCAAATCGGGCGCGATCGACGTGTCCGAGGCCCGATCGACGATCGACGCGATGGTCGAAAAAGGGTGGTACTGCTCACCGAGCGTCTACACGAAAATCGTCCAGAAGCTGGACTCGATCGACGACTAA
- a CDS encoding type IV pilin, which translates to MTRALSPVLGTVLLLAITVALAGTVGLVVFEDAAAEPSPRTTFSLSADAAADRIVLTHEGGDTLSTTDLTIRVAVDGDPIHHQPPVPFFAASGFHGGPIGPFNPATDPEWSAGEDAGFELASTNAPLLDPGDAVEVTISSEGSVIARLETTAT; encoded by the coding sequence GTGACCCGCGCACTCTCGCCCGTCCTCGGCACCGTCCTGTTGCTCGCGATCACCGTCGCCCTCGCTGGAACGGTTGGTCTCGTCGTCTTCGAGGACGCCGCCGCCGAACCGAGTCCACGAACGACCTTCTCGCTCAGTGCCGACGCCGCGGCCGATCGGATCGTCCTCACACACGAGGGCGGCGACACGCTCTCGACGACCGATCTCACGATTCGGGTAGCAGTCGACGGCGACCCCATCCACCATCAGCCCCCGGTTCCCTTCTTCGCCGCCAGTGGATTCCACGGCGGGCCGATCGGGCCGTTCAATCCCGCCACCGATCCCGAGTGGTCAGCCGGTGAGGACGCCGGATTCGAACTCGCGAGCACGAACGCGCCGTTGCTCGATCCGGGGGACGCGGTCGAAGTGACGATATCGAGCGAAGGGAGTGTGATCGCCCGTCTCGAGACGACTGCAACGTGA
- a CDS encoding electron transfer flavoprotein subunit alpha/FixB family protein has protein sequence MTVLVVAEHRRGELRDASLELLTAGRQLADATGGELHVAVVSGDVESYADQLNREGVDAIHTVADGEEFNHDVYTQAVEQLFEAVEPTVLLLPNSVNGLDYAPAVAERLDIPLVTDAVDFDYGDGLTVTREMYGSKVETTMDVDAPQAAVTVRPAEWPKAEGTGDATVEAFDAAIDESAVRSTVTGYQEVGGGDIDISDADVLVSVGRGIEEEDNLDIIHDLAEALDATVSASRPIVDNGWLPKDRQVGQSGKVVTPDVYIAIGISGAVQHVAGMKGADTIVAINNDPNAPIFDIADYGIQDDLFDVVPALTEQFS, from the coding sequence ATGACGGTCCTCGTGGTCGCCGAGCACCGCCGCGGCGAGTTGCGGGACGCCAGTCTCGAACTCCTCACGGCGGGTCGCCAGCTCGCCGACGCCACGGGTGGGGAGCTTCACGTCGCGGTCGTGAGCGGGGACGTCGAGAGCTACGCCGACCAGCTGAATCGTGAGGGCGTCGACGCGATCCACACCGTTGCCGACGGCGAGGAGTTCAACCACGACGTCTACACCCAGGCAGTCGAACAGCTGTTCGAGGCCGTCGAGCCCACGGTCCTGTTGCTACCCAACAGCGTCAACGGGCTGGACTACGCGCCAGCCGTGGCCGAGCGACTCGACATCCCGCTCGTAACCGACGCCGTCGATTTCGACTATGGCGACGGACTGACCGTGACCCGGGAGATGTACGGCTCGAAGGTCGAGACCACCATGGACGTCGACGCTCCGCAGGCCGCCGTGACAGTTCGACCTGCCGAGTGGCCCAAAGCCGAGGGGACCGGTGACGCGACAGTCGAGGCTTTCGACGCCGCCATCGACGAGTCGGCCGTGCGGTCGACGGTGACGGGCTATCAGGAGGTCGGCGGCGGCGACATCGACATTAGCGACGCTGACGTGCTGGTGTCGGTGGGCCGCGGGATCGAAGAGGAAGACAATCTAGATATCATCCACGATCTGGCCGAGGCGCTGGACGCCACGGTGTCGGCCTCCCGGCCGATCGTCGACAACGGCTGGCTCCCGAAAGATCGGCAAGTGGGGCAAAGCGGGAAAGTGGTGACGCCGGACGTCTACATCGCCATCGGAATCTCGGGTGCGGTCCAGCACGTCGCCGGGATGAAAGGGGCCGACACGATCGTCGCGATCAACAACGACCCCAACGCGCCCATCTTCGACATCGCCGACTACGGGATTCAGGACGACCTCTTCGACGTGGTGCCCGCGCTGACCGAACAGTTCTCCTAG
- a CDS encoding electron transfer flavoprotein subunit beta/FixA family protein — protein sequence MKILVTVKEVAAVDDEFEVDGLAIDDRYLTYDLNEWDEYAIEEAVQIAEAGEDVEVVTVTVGPEDAEDTIRQALAKGADRAIRVWDDAIAEAGLLDPGTKAQLLEAVVATEEPDLILSGVQAGDDAFGATGVTLASRLGWEWAAVVNDLELGDDVATVHRELEGGVEELTDVELPAVLTIQTGINDPRYASLRGIRQAQQKELAVQSLADVGLDSDVLDSPIEQTSLYEPESEGEATIYEGSADETAADLAELLREQGVAQ from the coding sequence ATGAAGATTCTGGTAACGGTCAAGGAAGTCGCCGCCGTCGACGACGAGTTCGAGGTCGACGGGCTCGCCATCGACGACCGGTATCTGACCTACGACCTCAACGAGTGGGACGAGTACGCTATCGAGGAGGCGGTCCAGATCGCCGAGGCGGGCGAGGACGTCGAAGTCGTCACGGTCACCGTCGGCCCCGAAGACGCCGAGGACACCATCAGACAGGCCCTGGCCAAGGGAGCCGACCGGGCGATTCGGGTCTGGGACGACGCGATCGCCGAGGCCGGCCTGCTCGACCCGGGGACGAAAGCCCAGTTGCTGGAAGCAGTCGTCGCCACCGAAGAGCCGGATCTGATCCTCTCCGGTGTGCAGGCCGGTGACGACGCCTTCGGGGCGACCGGCGTGACGCTTGCATCGCGATTGGGCTGGGAGTGGGCCGCCGTCGTCAACGACCTCGAACTCGGCGACGACGTCGCGACCGTCCACCGCGAACTCGAAGGCGGTGTCGAGGAACTCACCGACGTCGAGCTGCCGGCCGTGCTGACGATCCAGACCGGGATCAACGATCCGCGCTACGCCAGTCTGCGGGGGATTCGCCAGGCTCAGCAGAAGGAGTTGGCCGTGCAGTCGCTGGCTGACGTCGGGCTCGATTCGGACGTCCTCGACTCGCCGATCGAGCAGACCTCGCTGTACGAACCCGAGAGCGAGGGCGAGGCCACCATCTACGAGGGCAGCGCCGACGAGACGGCCGCGGACCTCGCAGAGCTCCTGCGGGAGCAGGGGGTGGCACAATGA
- a CDS encoding helix-turn-helix transcriptional regulator has translation MPAWSRASLAVALVAFLLTVGPAMATTVAPPPATAADGSTSTVETAVGFESNTTYQIDMRANGNADWGIAVSFPLANDSQREGFDVVADRFEQGEFLSVTAFEEVSSRISDTTGRPMRITDVTRSVNTTADRGRLVLSFTWTNFGYRQGDQLFVDDVFRTDDRLLSGLATDETLILTRPDGYQFNSASTNIQDGVLRWDGPYTFGANEPYVSFTPIPPPDTPSNGDVEGTGTMLYAVGGIVLVGALAAVAYVVRRQDGPLLPADESTEDETPTAPEQPDHEPATETDIEETTAEETATGADEAAERDASADDQSEDAADEEPVDVELLSDEERVERLLEANGGRMKQANIVTETGWSNAKVSQLLSAMDEDGRIEKLRIGRENLISFPDEESDDADV, from the coding sequence ATGCCCGCGTGGTCCCGCGCTTCCCTCGCCGTCGCGCTGGTGGCGTTCCTCCTCACGGTCGGGCCAGCGATGGCCACGACGGTCGCCCCGCCGCCAGCCACCGCCGCCGACGGCAGCACGTCGACGGTCGAGACGGCTGTCGGGTTCGAGTCGAACACGACCTATCAGATCGACATGCGGGCCAACGGAAACGCCGACTGGGGCATCGCCGTCTCGTTTCCGCTGGCGAACGACTCCCAGCGCGAGGGCTTCGACGTCGTCGCCGACAGATTCGAGCAGGGCGAGTTCCTGTCGGTGACGGCGTTCGAGGAGGTCAGCAGTCGCATCAGCGACACGACGGGACGACCGATGCGGATCACGGACGTGACCCGCAGCGTCAACACCACCGCCGATCGCGGCCGGCTCGTCCTCTCGTTCACGTGGACGAACTTCGGCTATCGACAGGGCGACCAGCTATTTGTCGACGACGTCTTCCGGACGGACGACCGGCTGCTGTCCGGGCTCGCAACGGACGAGACACTGATCCTCACGCGACCGGACGGCTATCAGTTCAACAGCGCGAGTACCAACATCCAGGACGGTGTGCTCAGGTGGGACGGACCGTACACGTTCGGCGCGAACGAACCGTACGTGAGTTTCACGCCGATCCCGCCGCCCGACACGCCCAGTAACGGCGACGTCGAGGGAACGGGGACGATGTTGTACGCGGTCGGTGGCATCGTCCTCGTCGGGGCGCTCGCCGCGGTGGCCTACGTCGTTCGCCGACAGGACGGTCCGCTACTTCCCGCAGACGAATCCACAGAAGACGAGACCCCCACCGCCCCCGAACAGCCCGATCACGAACCAGCGACCGAGACGGACATCGAGGAGACGACAGCGGAAGAGACAGCGACGGGTGCGGACGAAGCGGCCGAACGGGACGCAAGTGCGGACGATCAGTCCGAAGACGCCGCGGACGAGGAGCCGGTCGACGTCGAACTCCTGAGCGACGAGGAGCGCGTCGAGCGCCTGCTCGAAGCCAACGGCGGTCGGATGAAACAGGCGAACATCGTCACCGAAACGGGGTGGTCCAACGCCAAAGTCTCGCAGTTGCTGTCGGCGATGGACGAGGACGGCCGCATCGAGAAACTCAGAATCGGCCGCGAGAACCTCATCTCGTTCCCCGACGAGGAATCCGACGACGCCGACGTCTAA
- a CDS encoding UPF0175 family protein, with protein MGTISARVPDELEDELETYLEAERLDRSTAIRKLLGEGLEEWRRDQALERLQAGEVTFSKAAELAGMSVWDFASLVDERDVTWVDEGHLEADLDEL; from the coding sequence ATGGGAACGATCTCGGCGCGGGTGCCGGACGAACTCGAAGACGAGCTAGAGACCTATCTCGAAGCCGAGCGACTCGATCGGAGTACCGCGATTCGGAAGCTCCTCGGGGAGGGACTCGAAGAGTGGCGGCGTGACCAGGCACTCGAACGGCTGCAAGCGGGTGAGGTCACGTTCAGCAAGGCGGCCGAACTGGCCGGGATGTCAGTCTGGGACTTCGCGAGCCTCGTCGATGAGCGCGACGTCACCTGGGTCGACGAGGGTCACCTCGAAGCGGACCTCGACGAGCTATAA
- the ahaH gene encoding ATP synthase archaeal subunit H — protein MPREQVLRDIKSAEDEAEKIVANAEADREQRIEEARERAEEIRAEAREEAEEMAEQRLAEAREEIEDERDRIIEEGEQECERLESRAEARVDEVVENVVTRFEEEVHAQT, from the coding sequence ATGCCACGGGAACAGGTTCTGAGGGACATCAAGTCGGCCGAAGACGAGGCCGAGAAGATCGTCGCCAACGCCGAGGCCGACCGCGAGCAACGCATCGAAGAGGCTCGCGAGCGGGCCGAAGAGATCCGTGCGGAGGCCCGCGAGGAGGCCGAGGAGATGGCCGAACAGCGGCTCGCCGAGGCGCGCGAGGAGATCGAAGACGAGCGCGACCGCATCATCGAAGAGGGTGAGCAGGAGTGTGAGCGCCTCGAGTCGCGTGCCGAAGCGCGCGTCGACGAGGTCGTCGAGAACGTGGTGACACGCTTCGAGGAGGAGGTGCATGCTCAGACCTGA
- a CDS encoding methyltransferase domain-containing protein, producing MGILEHKGRARIFYKYLSQVYDRINPFIWNEAMRDEAIGWLELDGDEKILDVGCGTGFATEGLLAQVDTVYGLDQSAHQLEKAYAKFGRGGPVKFHRGDAERLPFRDDSFDVVWSSGSIEYWPNPVDALEEIRRITKPGGRVLIVGPDYPNNTLFQKMADAIMLFYDEAEADRMFREAGFTEFEHHIQQARPGSPRAITTVATIPE from the coding sequence ATGGGCATCCTCGAACACAAGGGTCGGGCACGGATCTTCTACAAGTACCTCTCGCAGGTGTACGACCGGATCAACCCCTTCATCTGGAACGAAGCGATGCGCGACGAAGCCATCGGCTGGCTCGAACTCGACGGCGACGAGAAGATTCTCGACGTCGGCTGTGGCACCGGCTTCGCCACCGAGGGACTGCTCGCACAGGTCGACACCGTCTACGGGCTCGACCAGAGCGCTCACCAGCTCGAAAAGGCCTACGCGAAGTTCGGGAGAGGCGGTCCCGTGAAGTTCCATCGCGGGGACGCAGAACGACTCCCGTTCAGAGACGACAGCTTCGACGTGGTCTGGTCCTCTGGATCGATCGAGTACTGGCCCAACCCCGTCGACGCCCTCGAAGAGATCCGTCGCATCACGAAACCCGGTGGGAGAGTCCTGATCGTCGGCCCCGACTACCCCAACAACACCCTCTTCCAGAAGATGGCCGACGCCATCATGCTGTTCTACGACGAGGCGGAAGCCGACCGGATGTTCCGCGAGGCCGGTTTCACCGAGTTCGAGCACCACATCCAGCAGGCGCGGCCAGGCAGTCCGCGGGCGATCACGACGGTGGCGACGATCCCGGAATAG
- a CDS encoding DNA topoisomerase I, whose translation MQLIITEKDNAARRIAEILSDGGADAERRNGVNVYKWGGKRCVGLSGHVVGVDFPPEYNDWRDVQPAELIDADIVKSPTKENIVAALRSLAREADEAVIATDYDREGELIGKEAYELIREETDVPIQRVRFSSITENEVKQAFGNPDDLDFDLAAAGEARQIIDLIWGAALTRFLSLSARQLGDDFISVGRVQSPTLKLIVDREREIEAFDPEDYWEIVADLAKNGSGFEAQYFYDDDGSEAERIWDEAEADRVFEGISGQESATVTSVRRRTRTDAPPAPFNTTAFIQAAGSLGYSAQRAMSIAEELYTAGYVTYPRTDNTVYPDDLDPEELLDAFVSTSPFGDDAMALLEQDSVEPTRGETESTDHPPIHPTGEFPDRNNLSEDEWEVYELIVRRFFATVAEPATWEHLRVVAEADGAQLKANGKRLLEAGYHEVYPYSSASETHVPDVEEGEQLRIDDVEMEAKQTQPPRRYGQSRLISKMEDLGIGTKSTRHGTLEKLYDRGYIDGDPPQPTALAKAVVDAAEAFADLIVSEEMTAQLEADMTAIANGEATLDDVTDESREMLERVFAELHDSREEVGEHLQESLKADRTIGSCPECGDDLLIRRSRHGSYFVGCDGYPDCRYTLPLPSTGEPLVLDEVCEDHDTKHVKMLAGSDTFVHGCPRCQAEAADESEDEVIGECPECGEEHGGELAIKHLRSGSRLVGCTRYPDCDYSLPLPRRGDIEVQEQRCEEHDLPHIHILDGADDDDPWELGCPICNYEEYQARNAVEDLEDLSGVGSKTAEKLSAAGVESPDDLAAAEPDAVAEQVQGVSADQVREWQTDLEA comes from the coding sequence GGCCTGTCGGGCCACGTCGTCGGCGTGGACTTCCCGCCCGAGTACAACGACTGGCGCGACGTCCAGCCGGCCGAGCTGATCGACGCCGACATAGTCAAATCGCCGACCAAGGAGAACATCGTCGCCGCCCTTCGGAGTCTGGCTCGCGAGGCCGACGAGGCCGTCATCGCCACCGACTACGACCGCGAGGGCGAGTTGATCGGCAAGGAGGCCTACGAACTCATCCGGGAGGAGACCGACGTCCCGATCCAGCGCGTCCGCTTCTCCTCGATCACCGAAAACGAGGTCAAGCAGGCCTTCGGAAACCCGGACGATCTGGACTTCGATCTGGCCGCTGCCGGGGAAGCGCGCCAGATTATCGACCTCATCTGGGGCGCCGCACTCACGCGATTTCTCTCGCTGTCAGCCCGGCAACTGGGCGACGACTTCATCTCCGTCGGGCGGGTCCAGTCGCCCACGCTCAAACTGATCGTCGACCGCGAGCGCGAGATCGAGGCCTTCGATCCCGAGGACTACTGGGAGATCGTCGCCGACCTCGCGAAGAACGGGTCGGGATTCGAAGCACAGTACTTCTACGACGATGACGGCAGCGAGGCCGAGCGTATCTGGGACGAAGCGGAAGCCGACCGGGTCTTCGAGGGGATCAGTGGGCAGGAGTCGGCGACGGTTACGTCCGTTCGTCGGCGGACCCGGACGGACGCCCCGCCTGCGCCGTTCAACACCACCGCCTTCATCCAGGCCGCGGGGTCGCTTGGCTACTCGGCCCAGCGGGCGATGTCCATCGCCGAGGAACTCTATACGGCGGGCTACGTCACCTACCCGCGGACGGACAACACGGTCTATCCCGACGACCTCGATCCGGAGGAACTGCTCGACGCGTTCGTCAGTACGAGCCCCTTCGGCGACGACGCGATGGCGCTGCTCGAACAGGACAGCGTCGAGCCGACCCGTGGCGAGACCGAGTCGACCGACCACCCACCGATCCACCCGACCGGGGAGTTCCCCGACCGCAACAACCTGAGCGAGGACGAGTGGGAGGTCTACGAACTGATCGTCCGGCGGTTCTTCGCGACGGTGGCCGAACCCGCCACCTGGGAGCACCTGCGCGTGGTGGCCGAGGCCGACGGTGCACAGCTGAAAGCCAACGGCAAGCGCCTGCTCGAAGCTGGGTACCACGAGGTCTACCCCTACTCCAGCGCCAGCGAGACCCACGTCCCCGACGTCGAAGAGGGCGAGCAGTTGCGGATCGACGACGTGGAGATGGAGGCCAAGCAGACTCAGCCACCGCGCCGCTACGGCCAGTCCAGACTTATCAGTAAAATGGAAGACCTAGGGATCGGGACCAAGTCGACCCGCCACGGGACCCTCGAGAAACTCTACGATCGGGGGTACATCGACGGCGATCCGCCACAGCCGACGGCGCTGGCAAAGGCGGTCGTCGACGCTGCCGAGGCGTTCGCGGACCTGATCGTCAGCGAGGAGATGACCGCCCAGCTGGAGGCGGACATGACCGCCATCGCCAACGGCGAGGCCACCCTGGACGACGTCACCGACGAGTCACGGGAGATGCTGGAACGAGTGTTCGCGGAACTGCACGACTCCCGGGAGGAAGTCGGCGAACACCTTCAGGAGTCACTGAAAGCCGACCGCACCATCGGTTCGTGTCCCGAATGTGGTGACGACCTTCTGATCCGGCGCTCGCGCCACGGCTCGTACTTCGTCGGCTGTGACGGCTACCCCGACTGTCGGTACACGCTGCCGCTGCCCTCGACCGGCGAGCCGCTCGTGCTCGACGAGGTCTGTGAGGACCACGACACCAAGCACGTCAAGATGTTGGCCGGTTCGGACACGTTCGTCCACGGCTGTCCACGCTGTCAGGCCGAGGCCGCCGACGAGAGCGAGGACGAGGTGATCGGCGAGTGTCCGGAGTGTGGTGAGGAGCACGGGGGCGAACTGGCGATCAAACACCTCCGCTCGGGCTCGCGACTCGTCGGGTGTACGCGCTACCCCGACTGTGACTACTCGCTGCCGCTGCCCCGTCGCGGCGACATCGAAGTGCAGGAGCAGCGGTGTGAGGAGCACGACCTGCCGCACATCCACATCCTCGACGGCGCGGACGACGACGATCCGTGGGAACTGGGCTGTCCGATCTGCAACTACGAGGAGTATCAGGCCAGAAACGCCGTCGAGGACCTGGAGGATCTGAGCGGCGTCGGTTCGAAAACGGCGGAAAAGCTCTCGGCTGCTGGTGTGGAGTCGCCGGACGACCTGGCCGCGGCCGAACCCGACGCCGTCGCCGAGCAAGTGCAAGGTGTGAGTGCGGATCAGGTTCGAGAGTGGCAGACTGATCTGGAAGCTTAG
- a CDS encoding DUF7094 domain-containing protein, with product MSPHSARRPLALLVGIVLVVGAVPVLSSGALSPQPSDVTADPAASAVPPSIAQSNETTNYLQVPDGDVRTSSIERASVDVTAATRIGADELEVQLAVETFRERFDSAETEANRTAAVRDLVQSLDRQTEQLQRTQATELERYNDGEISSKQFLSTLARLDATAEEIRAAADAVEAEEENTLDYTTPPALGNRLRSFDARLLPVEGKIRNVELQSAVQGSTQSPPLYVETGDRGVVLATIVNNNYAREAFNSTAFNPGGQSNLTIYRDALDRMDVLYPWTMDPANRNGAPRVDTLWNTSVFSVTTQHRHGSLNVFLDASTTNVFREDQTRDLDAIPSETVATNTSVIVELSVNTTHETGPLRVDLTRPGTTSPVDGEVYVDGTFVGTTGSDGTLWTIDTRGETTVRVETDDGVLSARIPVNATAG from the coding sequence ATGTCCCCCCACTCCGCGCGCCGCCCGCTCGCCCTCCTCGTCGGGATCGTCCTCGTCGTCGGCGCCGTGCCTGTGCTGAGCAGTGGTGCGCTCTCGCCGCAGCCCTCGGACGTGACAGCCGACCCTGCTGCGAGTGCGGTTCCGCCGTCGATCGCCCAGTCCAACGAGACGACCAACTACCTCCAGGTTCCCGATGGCGATGTCCGGACGAGTTCCATCGAGCGTGCGTCGGTCGACGTCACTGCAGCGACGCGGATCGGAGCCGACGAACTGGAAGTTCAACTGGCCGTCGAGACGTTCCGGGAGCGATTCGATAGCGCCGAAACCGAGGCCAACCGGACCGCGGCCGTCCGCGACCTCGTCCAGTCGCTCGATCGACAGACCGAACAGCTCCAGCGCACGCAAGCCACGGAGCTCGAACGCTACAACGACGGCGAGATCTCCAGCAAGCAATTTCTGAGCACGCTGGCTCGACTCGACGCGACCGCCGAGGAGATCCGCGCTGCCGCCGACGCGGTCGAGGCCGAAGAGGAGAACACGCTCGACTACACGACGCCGCCAGCGCTCGGCAATCGGCTCCGGAGTTTCGACGCTCGCCTGTTGCCGGTCGAAGGAAAGATCAGAAACGTCGAACTCCAGTCGGCCGTTCAGGGGTCCACGCAGTCGCCACCGTTGTACGTCGAAACTGGTGATCGCGGGGTCGTATTGGCGACGATCGTCAACAACAACTACGCCCGCGAGGCGTTCAACAGCACCGCGTTCAACCCCGGCGGGCAGTCGAACCTGACGATCTATCGCGACGCGCTCGACCGGATGGACGTCCTGTATCCGTGGACCATGGATCCCGCCAACCGCAACGGCGCGCCCCGAGTCGACACGCTCTGGAACACGTCGGTGTTCAGCGTCACGACCCAGCACCGCCACGGTTCGCTGAACGTCTTCCTCGACGCCTCGACGACCAACGTCTTCCGCGAGGACCAGACGCGCGACCTCGACGCCATCCCCTCCGAAACCGTCGCGACGAATACGTCCGTCATCGTCGAACTCTCGGTCAACACGACCCACGAGACGGGACCACTACGGGTCGATCTCACCCGGCCAGGCACGACCAGCCCCGTCGACGGTGAGGTCTACGTCGACGGAACCTTCGTCGGGACGACCGGGTCCGACGGGACGCTCTGGACCATCGACACCCGGGGCGAGACGACCGTCCGCGTCGAGACCGACGACGGCGTCCTCTCGGCACGGATCCCCGTCAACGCGACCGCGGGCTGA